In a genomic window of Methanosarcina horonobensis HB-1 = JCM 15518:
- a CDS encoding NosD domain-containing protein, whose amino-acid sequence MNGTAASSALYVDAEGGEDFTTIQAAINNASPGDTIIVYPGTYTENVNANVENITIRSLSGNPEDTIVVHVGSGSNFNIDADSVTISGFNITGTDSTGIYMSGISGANITNNKFSGIGCGVQMESSGMCSLISNTVIDSAQHGFYLESSSDCIISNNVISDTGEEGILLENSVNCTLTNNTISNTEYDSIYLYYSGSCVLTGNSISNSYDNGISLYDSGSCSLAGNAISGSYNGIELNSSSNCNITDNIISYSWDDGIDLDSSGNCNITDNTITDAEDDGIDLNSSSNCDITGNTVSNIEEDGICLEYSEGCSLINNTISNTSFGIYLAGSDGSTLRNNTASSGTYGISLWGNKNCTLTENVMSGNRYNFDYDIYEISDFENASGNIIDTSNLVDGKAVYFFENEPDPLIGNDAGVIYCINCGNVEIKDLVLQNNTYGVFLYNTSSEMQNNTINNTIYGTMILCSQDVRLSGSRIENSMAGIILEEAMDTTLTDNTVRVSFFGIEAAGSENCTFTNNSIQNSTFVGIATISSGNSTLENNSVRDFAYYGIITLGSENCTLAGNSVQGSMEYYGLTVPESMNLIRSGDNSLISENDLINSDLVQYVAPYGYGIYSLSSGNLRLENNTIDQILKTGIHLGNCQNAQVVGNSVQNIGEVGINLSYSSGICLLDNTVQNVTGEHLFVAGTSSFVSGSSTPSGYGIYFDTSQNVNLVSNSIRDIGNVGVYSYNSSGVDILNNMVQNVTDTSFTVFSGLKESPLTGSNLVQVSEPSGVGILFLQSQDLRFENNTIDQINNEGILLGMCQDIEFVNNLVQNIGDVGIYLVSSSGIDFLDNTVQNVTDRAILYDSGLKESPLTGSNLVQLPRPSGVGILSVQSQDLTFENSVIGQIDNTGIFLMRCQDAELVRSSVCDVGYMGIYTGGSFDVDLLDNTVQNVTGKYELRRSVNLPFVSSPLVSDGPDFEGYGIGSDYSENIRLEGNTVKDCYQVWGIYLYEPVNTTLKGNTLENCKIGLAAYDGDNCSISDCSVTNCTSGGILIENIQEGTGTEYTVTGCTVGGSEIGLLVTGESILAGNTLSGNSYGLVLYDMNNSFIYDNTMVENSLAGMAIDLDQNEIWTRLGLVGSMEYPESGNNTIYNNHFKNINNTLINSEANNTWNISKTSGESIVGGPYLGGNYWANPNGTGFSETCTDADKDGIADSSYEIVNGTFDYLPLKIIPTPHKSSANYIPSSGNSGVTGVDSAQKRVAAGTPTSFNFNNPVSGILGLSFTSQQYSGNVIVRIEVLGEGASGEAPEGEVYRLMNILVGNERFESGNNVNGASINFRVSKSWIEENNIDVSTIAMNRFHNDEWNALPTEMTGEDEEYYYFTAETPGFSRYAITGDKLGTQTITPAEEEETGTITGDKQTNEDKSTPGFESAFAVLGILASVFFAKKRIIK is encoded by the coding sequence ATGAACGGAACTGCAGCCTCTTCCGCTCTATACGTGGACGCAGAAGGTGGCGAGGACTTTACAACTATTCAGGCTGCAATAAACAATGCAAGTCCTGGAGACACCATTATTGTTTATCCTGGAACTTATACGGAAAACGTGAACGCTAATGTTGAAAACATAACCATCCGTTCCCTTTCCGGGAATCCTGAGGATACAATTGTAGTACATGTGGGTTCTGGTAGTAATTTCAACATAGACGCTGATAGTGTGACTATTAGCGGATTCAATATTACCGGAACAGACTCTACAGGAATTTATATGAGTGGGATTTCAGGGGCCAATATCACAAATAACAAGTTTTCCGGAATCGGTTGCGGTGTTCAGATGGAAAGTTCCGGCATGTGCAGTCTGATAAGTAACACAGTTATTGATTCTGCTCAACATGGATTTTATCTCGAGTCCTCAAGTGACTGTATCATCTCCAATAACGTAATATCGGACACAGGAGAAGAGGGTATATTACTCGAGAATTCTGTTAACTGTACTCTGACTAATAATACAATTTCAAATACAGAGTATGACAGCATCTACCTTTACTATTCCGGAAGCTGTGTTCTAACGGGTAACAGTATATCAAATAGTTACGATAATGGAATTTCTCTGTATGATTCCGGAAGCTGCAGTCTTGCCGGCAATGCTATCTCAGGCAGTTACAACGGCATTGAGCTGAACTCTTCAAGCAACTGTAATATCACTGATAATATTATTTCTTACAGTTGGGATGACGGTATTGATCTGGATTCTTCCGGCAACTGTAATATTACTGATAACACAATTACAGACGCTGAGGATGATGGAATTGATCTGAACTCTTCCAGTAATTGTGATATTACTGGCAATACAGTTTCAAACATTGAGGAGGATGGCATCTGTCTGGAGTATTCTGAGGGTTGCAGTCTGATCAATAATACAATTTCAAATACTTCCTTTGGTATCTATCTGGCTGGTTCTGACGGAAGTACCCTTAGAAATAACACTGCCAGTTCAGGAACATACGGGATCAGCCTGTGGGGTAATAAAAACTGCACTCTTACAGAAAATGTTATGTCCGGAAATCGGTATAATTTTGATTACGATATATACGAAATCTCAGATTTTGAGAATGCAAGTGGAAATATAATCGATACCAGTAATCTTGTTGATGGAAAAGCAGTTTATTTCTTTGAAAATGAACCAGATCCCTTAATTGGAAATGATGCAGGAGTGATCTACTGCATAAACTGCGGAAACGTTGAAATTAAGGATCTTGTGCTGCAGAACAATACATACGGAGTTTTCCTGTATAATACAAGCTCTGAAATGCAGAACAACACCATAAACAACACCATATACGGAACCATGATCTTATGTTCTCAGGACGTAAGGCTCTCTGGCAGCAGGATTGAGAATTCCATGGCCGGAATAATTCTCGAAGAAGCTATGGATACGACTCTGACTGATAACACTGTTCGGGTATCATTTTTTGGGATTGAGGCTGCCGGCTCTGAGAACTGTACATTTACGAACAATTCTATTCAGAACTCTACATTTGTTGGGATTGCCACAATTAGTTCAGGTAACTCTACCCTTGAGAACAATTCTGTCAGGGACTTCGCATATTATGGGATCATCACCTTAGGTTCCGAAAATTGTACGCTTGCGGGTAATTCCGTTCAGGGCTCGATGGAATACTACGGGCTTACTGTCCCTGAGAGTATGAATCTTATTAGAAGCGGAGATAATTCCCTCATAAGTGAGAATGATTTAATTAACTCTGACCTCGTACAGTACGTGGCACCCTACGGCTATGGAATCTATTCTTTAAGTTCCGGGAATCTCAGGCTTGAAAACAATACTATTGATCAGATACTTAAAACCGGAATTCATCTTGGAAATTGCCAGAATGCCCAGGTTGTGGGCAATTCAGTGCAGAATATCGGAGAAGTGGGAATCAATCTGAGTTATTCTTCCGGAATATGCCTTCTGGACAATACTGTTCAGAATGTAACAGGTGAGCATCTGTTTGTAGCCGGAACTTCTTCCTTTGTCAGCGGAAGTTCGACACCATCTGGATATGGAATCTATTTTGACACTTCCCAGAATGTCAATCTTGTTAGCAACTCGATACGGGATATCGGAAATGTGGGAGTTTATTCGTATAATTCTTCAGGTGTAGATATTCTGAACAACATGGTTCAGAATGTAACAGATACATCCTTTACGGTTTTCTCCGGATTAAAGGAAAGTCCTTTAACAGGTTCGAATCTCGTACAGGTTTCGGAGCCCTCTGGTGTTGGAATTTTATTTTTACAGTCACAGGATCTCAGGTTCGAAAACAATACTATTGACCAGATAAATAACGAAGGAATTCTTCTCGGTATGTGTCAGGATATCGAGTTTGTTAACAACTTGGTACAGAACATCGGAGATGTGGGAATTTATCTGGTTTCTTCTTCCGGTATAGACTTTCTGGACAATACGGTCCAAAACGTAACGGATAGAGCCATACTATATGATTCTGGATTAAAAGAAAGTCCTTTAACAGGTTCGAATCTCGTACAGCTTCCGAGGCCCTCTGGAGTTGGGATTTTATCTGTACAGTCACAGGACCTCACGTTTGAGAATAGTGTTATTGGCCAGATAGATAACACAGGAATTTTTCTTATGAGATGTCAGGATGCCGAGCTTGTTAGAAGTTCGGTATGTGATGTAGGATACATGGGTATTTATACGGGAGGCTCTTTCGATGTTGATCTTCTGGATAATACCGTTCAGAATGTAACTGGCAAGTATGAACTGCGTAGATCTGTAAATTTACCCTTTGTCAGTTCTCCTCTTGTTAGCGACGGTCCTGATTTCGAAGGATATGGAATCGGTTCGGACTATTCTGAGAACATCAGGCTCGAGGGCAATACTGTTAAAGACTGTTATCAGGTCTGGGGCATTTATCTCTATGAACCTGTGAACACAACCCTTAAAGGTAATACTCTTGAAAACTGTAAGATTGGACTTGCAGCGTACGATGGTGACAACTGCAGCATAAGTGACTGTTCCGTAACTAACTGTACTTCCGGAGGAATTCTGATCGAAAACATTCAGGAAGGTACAGGGACTGAATATACAGTGACAGGCTGCACTGTTGGGGGAAGTGAAATAGGGCTTCTGGTTACAGGAGAAAGCATCCTTGCAGGAAACACTTTATCCGGCAACTCTTATGGACTGGTACTCTATGATATGAATAACAGCTTTATCTACGACAACACCATGGTCGAGAACAGCCTTGCAGGAATGGCAATAGATCTGGACCAGAACGAAATCTGGACTCGTCTAGGGCTTGTAGGGAGCATGGAATATCCTGAAAGCGGCAACAACACGATCTACAATAATCACTTCAAAAACATAAATAACACCCTTATTAACAGCGAGGCAAATAACACCTGGAACATTAGTAAAACCTCAGGAGAAAGCATAGTCGGTGGTCCGTATCTTGGAGGCAACTACTGGGCAAACCCCAATGGGACAGGTTTCTCCGAAACCTGCACGGATGCTGACAAAGACGGAATTGCAGATTCCTCCTATGAAATTGTGAATGGAACCTTTGACTATCTGCCCCTTAAGATTATTCCAACACCACACAAAAGTTCTGCCAATTACATTCCTTCGAGTGGAAATTCTGGAGTCACAGGTGTTGACAGTGCACAGAAGAGGGTTGCTGCAGGAACTCCGACAAGCTTCAACTTCAATAATCCTGTTTCCGGTATACTGGGACTCAGTTTCACTTCCCAGCAGTACTCCGGAAATGTCATTGTAAGGATAGAGGTGCTCGGAGAAGGAGCTTCCGGAGAAGCCCCTGAGGGAGAAGTCTATCGGTTGATGAACATCCTTGTCGGAAACGAAAGGTTCGAAAGTGGAAACAACGTCAACGGAGCATCCATTAACTTCAGGGTCTCAAAGAGCTGGATAGAAGAAAATAACATTGATGTCTCTACTATAGCAATGAACAGGTTCCACAATGATGAATGGAATGCTCTTCCTACAGAAATGACCGGTGAAGACGAAGAATACTATTATTTCACGGCAGAAACTCCGGGATTCTCCCGCTATGCAATTACAGGAGACAAACTGGGTACTCAAACAATTACTCCTGCTGAAGAGGAAGAAACCGGGACAATCACTGGAGATAAACAAACAAATGAAGATAAGAGTACACCCGGATTCGAAAGTGCCTTTGCGGTTCTCGGAATTCTTGCTTCGGTATTCTTTGCAAAGAAGAGAATCATAAAATAA
- a CDS encoding 4Fe-4S binding protein — translation MAKRLKVANPARCIGCYSCMMACARTWYDTISLKNSRIDIQTKGGIETPYVQIVCHACVDPPCMRACPLGALTKRKGGGVDLNKEICDGCGNCMEACIMGAIHLDAEKKAVICKHCGVCPKFCPHDVLEMIEVEDSGEIIVTDTGPVEDTSPVSPTASHKELYGEKESGEEK, via the coding sequence ATGGCAAAAAGGTTAAAAGTCGCAAACCCGGCACGTTGCATAGGCTGTTACTCCTGCATGATGGCCTGCGCAAGGACGTGGTACGACACCATATCTCTGAAAAACAGCCGAATTGACATCCAGACAAAGGGCGGAATCGAAACTCCTTATGTTCAAATTGTCTGTCATGCGTGTGTAGACCCTCCTTGCATGAGAGCCTGCCCTCTTGGCGCATTGACAAAACGGAAAGGGGGAGGAGTCGATCTTAACAAAGAAATCTGCGATGGTTGCGGAAACTGTATGGAAGCCTGCATAATGGGGGCTATCCATCTGGATGCGGAGAAAAAAGCGGTTATTTGCAAACACTGCGGAGTCTGCCCGAAATTCTGCCCCCATGATGTACTGGAAATGATTGAAGTCGAAGATAGCGGAGAAATAATAGTAACCGATACAGGCCCGGTCGAAGATACAAGTCCGGTTAGCCCTACTGCATCCCATAAGGAACTTTACGGGGAAAAGGAATCCGGGGAGGAAAAATGA
- a CDS encoding dicarboxylate/amino acid:cation symporter, translating into MKDKDNRYIPNPREFAQEIAEETRMLRNEITGGIMRIYYPLDFRRNNSLKSLSNQLRDLLEKKLWLKILIGMGLGVFLGLFLGPFGGYVDPVYAEIIGEWIALPGYIFLGLLKMIVVPLVFASIILGVASSQSMSALKKTGVSTAIYFVITTAIATAIGLGMALYIRPGQFISGDLIESAMGSEVQAGSIDLSFDTSILTLPASLIGGLFPSNPLGALVSGEMLQVVIIAIIIGVALVSLNKDQSTPMVSFLNSVQAVCMTVVKWSMSLAPIAVFGLLTKFTIKLGIEALLGMAVYVGTVLASLLLLMCLNLFIVSVVARYNPFEFLNAIRDVMLLAFSTSSSAAVMPLSIKTAEERLGVRPSISQFVVPLGATVNMNGTALYQGVATIFLAEVFGIDLGPFQLLVVMVMAVAASIGTPSIPGVGIVVLAMILSSVGIPTSGIALIMGVDRILDMSRTAVNVAGDLVTCKVMDRWVGGEVKENVNEIANVETKASEEKIDDKVKTNTDLTASESSSV; encoded by the coding sequence ATGAAAGATAAGGACAACCGTTATATCCCGAACCCGAGGGAGTTCGCTCAGGAAATCGCAGAGGAAACCAGGATGCTTCGCAATGAAATAACTGGCGGAATTATGCGTATTTATTACCCTCTGGATTTCAGGCGCAATAACTCCCTGAAAAGCCTTAGCAATCAGCTCCGTGATTTGCTTGAAAAGAAACTCTGGCTGAAGATCCTCATAGGCATGGGGCTCGGCGTATTTCTGGGACTTTTTCTCGGACCTTTTGGAGGGTATGTCGATCCCGTTTATGCAGAAATTATAGGCGAATGGATTGCTCTTCCTGGTTATATTTTTCTCGGTCTTTTGAAGATGATCGTAGTTCCGCTTGTTTTTGCCTCCATAATTTTAGGGGTAGCTTCAAGCCAGAGCATGAGCGCCCTGAAAAAGACAGGGGTCTCAACAGCCATTTATTTTGTAATAACGACTGCAATTGCAACTGCTATTGGTCTAGGAATGGCACTTTATATTCGCCCCGGACAGTTCATAAGTGGAGATCTTATTGAGAGTGCAATGGGAAGTGAGGTTCAGGCAGGATCAATTGATTTGAGTTTCGATACTTCGATCCTGACTCTTCCCGCATCACTTATCGGAGGGCTCTTCCCTTCTAATCCTCTAGGGGCTCTGGTTAGTGGGGAAATGCTGCAGGTTGTGATTATTGCAATAATTATAGGTGTTGCTCTCGTGTCTCTGAATAAGGATCAGTCAACCCCAATGGTCAGCTTCCTTAATTCTGTTCAGGCTGTCTGTATGACTGTGGTCAAGTGGAGTATGAGTCTTGCCCCTATTGCAGTCTTCGGGCTACTTACCAAGTTTACCATCAAACTGGGTATCGAAGCCCTCCTCGGAATGGCAGTATACGTGGGTACGGTACTTGCAAGCCTGTTGCTCCTTATGTGCCTCAATCTCTTTATTGTCTCCGTTGTTGCAAGGTACAACCCATTTGAGTTTTTGAATGCTATCCGGGATGTTATGCTACTTGCTTTTTCCACTTCCAGCTCGGCTGCAGTCATGCCCTTATCCATCAAAACCGCAGAAGAAAGGTTAGGGGTCAGGCCTTCGATTTCACAGTTCGTAGTCCCTCTGGGAGCCACCGTAAACATGAACGGAACTGCGCTTTATCAGGGCGTGGCTACAATCTTCCTGGCTGAAGTTTTCGGGATAGACCTAGGGCCTTTCCAGCTCCTTGTAGTTATGGTCATGGCTGTTGCAGCATCCATTGGAACGCCTTCGATTCCGGGAGTAGGAATTGTTGTCCTTGCCATGATTCTTAGCAGCGTGGGGATTCCTACAAGCGGGATAGCTCTCATAATGGGTGTTGACAGAATTCTTGACATGAGCAGGACTGCAGTAAATGTGGCAGGAGACCTTGTGACCTGCAAGGTTATGGACCGCTGGGTCGGAGGAGAAGTTAAAGAAAATGTCAATGAAATAGCCAATGTCGAAACTAAAGCATCTGAAGAGAAAATTGATGATAAAGTTAAAACAAACACTGATCTTACAGCTTCTGAAAGTTCGAGTGTTTGA
- a CDS encoding type 1 glutamine amidotransferase: protein MKIHCIQHVKFEAPGTITKWIEKKNHTLSTTHLYDSEGFPEIDAFDLLIVMGGPMNIYEYEKYPWLREEKAFLKKSIEKGKAVLGICLGAQLLADVLKAEVFKNYYKEIGWFPVSVVKEEESEVSILEGMPGEFTAFHWHGDTFSLPAGAGRLFESKACKNQGFVYKNRVIGLQFHLEMSEQTIRNVIGNCRDELVEGKYIQKEEEMLDRKDFFIESRKLMFTLMDNLEKIIMP from the coding sequence ATGAAAATTCACTGCATCCAGCACGTCAAATTTGAAGCCCCCGGAACCATTACCAAATGGATAGAAAAGAAAAATCATACTCTCTCAACCACTCACCTGTACGACAGCGAAGGTTTTCCGGAAATCGACGCCTTTGACCTTCTTATAGTTATGGGCGGACCCATGAACATTTATGAGTATGAAAAATATCCCTGGTTGAGAGAAGAAAAAGCCTTTCTCAAAAAATCCATTGAAAAAGGTAAAGCAGTCCTCGGAATTTGTCTTGGAGCCCAGCTACTTGCTGATGTCCTGAAAGCGGAGGTATTTAAGAATTATTATAAGGAGATAGGATGGTTTCCGGTCTCTGTGGTCAAAGAAGAGGAATCCGAAGTCTCTATCCTCGAAGGCATGCCTGGCGAGTTTACTGCATTTCACTGGCACGGAGATACCTTCAGTCTGCCTGCAGGAGCAGGTCGACTCTTTGAAAGCAAAGCCTGCAAAAATCAGGGATTCGTTTATAAAAACAGGGTAATAGGGTTGCAGTTTCACCTGGAAATGAGCGAACAGACAATAAGAAATGTGATAGGCAACTGCAGGGATGAACTTGTAGAAGGAAAATATATCCAGAAAGAAGAAGAAATGCTGGACAGAAAAGACTTTTTTATAGAATCCAGAAAATTAATGTTCACGCTAATGGACAATCTTGAAAAGATAATTATGCCCTGA
- a CDS encoding aldehyde ferredoxin oxidoreductase family protein: MTTEQYAIPGLTNVLYIDLTSQSYHIEERPDLYEKYLGGIGVATNLMLEEYKEGTGPLDPEMPIILSTGPLSGVYPTCTKTVALFRSPLNGELGESYAGGHLAMSMRYSGYETIVIKGASRYPVYVAVHDDKVTFRDASSIWHLSSAIDVGKILREVEPGAGRRSIIRIGPAGEKGITYASVNVDTYRHFGRLGIGTVFGAKKLKALLISGNREIKSPEHKAYRKTVSMLYDTIVKTGLTEKYHNLGTSENILVLNELKGLPTRNLQEASFEGAETISGEIFADKYLIRRVSCAGCPIGCVHIAMLKRQFSKAHEYETLNISYDFELIYALGSNLGVADPEAVLELIDACEKAGVDIISMGVVLAWATEMQQRGKISTEETMGLKLSWGDKAAYLRAIELVVQAPNEFYKALGKGVDYASKKYGGEDFAIRLGGLEIPGYHTGLGNVLGLSVGARHSHLDNAGYAADQAAFNRPLSDEQIVEYVIDEEDRRNILNCMVSCLFARNVYTYENIILALKSIGIERTEEELKELGKDIFRKKYELKKKFGFKFENLTLPKRFFETASTTGKLEEERVRKAIEMYREKRGV, from the coding sequence ATGACAACAGAACAATATGCTATTCCAGGTCTTACAAATGTACTTTATATTGACCTGACCAGCCAGAGTTATCATATTGAAGAAAGGCCGGATCTTTATGAAAAGTATCTTGGAGGTATAGGGGTTGCCACAAACCTCATGCTTGAAGAATATAAAGAGGGAACAGGACCTCTAGATCCTGAAATGCCAATAATTCTCAGTACGGGACCTCTATCAGGTGTATATCCAACCTGCACCAAAACCGTTGCATTATTCCGTTCTCCTCTTAACGGAGAATTGGGCGAATCCTACGCAGGCGGCCACCTTGCTATGTCCATGCGTTATTCGGGATACGAAACAATTGTTATCAAAGGGGCTTCCAGATACCCTGTTTATGTGGCAGTTCACGATGATAAGGTTACTTTCAGGGACGCATCTTCCATATGGCACCTATCTTCAGCAATTGATGTGGGGAAAATTCTCCGCGAAGTGGAGCCCGGAGCCGGCAGGCGCAGTATTATCCGGATAGGGCCTGCTGGGGAAAAAGGGATCACGTATGCAAGTGTTAATGTTGATACCTACCGCCACTTCGGGCGCCTCGGAATAGGGACCGTTTTTGGAGCAAAAAAACTTAAAGCACTTCTTATTTCCGGAAACAGGGAGATAAAAAGCCCTGAACACAAGGCCTACAGAAAGACTGTAAGCATGCTTTATGATACAATTGTGAAAACAGGACTTACCGAGAAGTACCATAACTTGGGCACAAGTGAAAATATCCTGGTCTTAAACGAACTCAAAGGCCTTCCTACCCGAAACCTGCAGGAAGCTTCTTTCGAAGGAGCCGAAACGATATCGGGAGAGATTTTTGCGGATAAATACCTTATCCGGCGGGTTTCCTGTGCAGGCTGCCCCATAGGCTGCGTTCACATAGCTATGCTAAAGCGCCAGTTCTCAAAAGCTCATGAGTACGAAACCCTGAATATCTCCTATGATTTTGAACTGATCTATGCTCTTGGTTCGAACCTTGGAGTGGCGGACCCTGAAGCCGTGCTCGAACTTATTGATGCCTGCGAAAAAGCCGGGGTCGATATAATCAGTATGGGAGTGGTGCTTGCCTGGGCTACGGAGATGCAGCAGCGAGGAAAAATCTCCACCGAAGAGACCATGGGGCTTAAACTGTCCTGGGGAGATAAAGCCGCTTACCTCAGGGCAATAGAGCTTGTAGTCCAGGCTCCTAATGAATTCTATAAAGCCCTTGGAAAAGGTGTGGACTATGCCTCAAAGAAATATGGGGGGGAAGATTTTGCCATCCGGCTGGGTGGGCTGGAGATTCCAGGATACCACACAGGGCTTGGAAACGTGCTTGGGCTTTCTGTTGGAGCCCGGCATTCTCACCTGGATAACGCAGGCTATGCAGCAGACCAGGCTGCTTTCAACCGTCCGCTTTCCGACGAGCAAATAGTTGAATATGTAATCGATGAAGAGGACCGCAGAAATATCCTGAATTGCATGGTTTCCTGCCTTTTTGCCAGAAATGTTTACACATACGAAAACATAATCCTGGCCCTTAAGTCTATAGGGATAGAAAGAACCGAAGAGGAATTAAAAGAACTGGGAAAGGACATTTTCAGGAAAAAATACGAACTGAAAAAGAAATTCGGTTTTAAGTTTGAAAACCTTACCCTCCCGAAAAGGTTTTTTGAAACAGCCTCTACTACAGGGAAGCTTGAAGAAGAAAGAGTCAGAAAAGCGATCGAAATGTACAGAGAAAAAAGAGGTGTTTGA
- a CDS encoding HAD family hydrolase, producing MKYNTIIFDFDYTLADSTCGIVSSFNHAFSRMEIPGYDSESIKRTVGLSLDEAFMQLTGNKDEARIKRFKNLFREKANEVMSKNTVLFEDTVSTLQRLKCDGINTGIVTTKYHYRIVETLNTHGISDLVDVIVGGEDVKMPKPSPEGLLLAIDSLKAQVSDVLYIGDSLVDAQTALAANVDFAAVTTGTTKENEFSQYPCVKILENLSELFNQ from the coding sequence TTGAAGTACAATACCATTATTTTTGATTTTGATTACACACTGGCAGACTCGACCTGTGGTATTGTATCAAGTTTTAACCACGCATTTAGCAGGATGGAAATTCCCGGATATGACAGTGAAAGCATAAAAAGAACTGTCGGATTATCTCTGGACGAAGCATTCATGCAGCTGACAGGCAATAAAGATGAAGCCAGAATAAAACGTTTTAAAAACTTATTCAGGGAAAAAGCCAATGAGGTCATGTCAAAGAACACCGTGCTCTTTGAGGACACGGTAAGTACACTGCAGCGGTTAAAGTGTGATGGAATTAACACGGGAATCGTGACCACAAAATATCATTACAGGATAGTTGAGACATTGAACACGCACGGCATTTCAGACTTAGTAGATGTTATTGTGGGGGGAGAAGATGTTAAAATGCCAAAGCCGTCTCCTGAAGGGTTGTTACTTGCAATTGACAGCCTTAAAGCACAGGTGAGTGATGTACTGTATATCGGAGATAGTCTCGTAGACGCTCAAACGGCTTTAGCTGCAAATGTTGATTTTGCGGCAGTGACAACAGGAACAACAAAAGAAAATGAGTTTTCACAATATCCCTGTGTGAAAATATTAGAGAATTTATCAGAGCTTTTTAATCAGTAA
- a CDS encoding right-handed parallel beta-helix repeat-containing protein, whose translation MKKGRNLLLLAAALLCLATFFTGSAEPQSPHVWNVDDDMADFPNADFTSISVAVDEAHPGDTILIHPGTYAEKIVVEKSLKIIADPETSPSQVIIQGIPGSEEIFLVTADSVEISGFTLTGTSCDVGIYLNRVTGNIVSNNIIEGTINGIVLMKANSNTVEDNTVRFTQACGISLSGSDENRLLRNEITGNSQGICLLNSKNNLLGENNIVDNHKGFYQEMCADNTLSNNRIYGNKHNFKIF comes from the coding sequence TTGAAAAAAGGAAGAAACCTTTTACTCTTAGCGGCAGCTTTGCTCTGTCTCGCAACATTTTTTACAGGTTCGGCAGAACCTCAATCCCCTCATGTCTGGAATGTGGATGATGATATGGCTGATTTTCCAAACGCAGATTTTACCTCTATCAGTGTTGCGGTTGATGAAGCACATCCAGGCGATACGATCCTCATACACCCGGGGACGTATGCAGAGAAGATTGTTGTGGAAAAGAGCCTGAAAATAATAGCCGATCCTGAAACCTCTCCCAGCCAGGTAATCATACAGGGAATCCCGGGATCTGAGGAAATTTTCCTGGTGACTGCAGATTCAGTTGAAATCAGCGGTTTTACTCTTACTGGCACCAGCTGTGATGTAGGGATTTACCTTAACAGGGTAACCGGAAACATAGTTAGCAATAATATCATCGAGGGAACCATAAACGGGATAGTGCTTATGAAAGCAAACTCCAATACCGTCGAAGACAACACCGTGCGTTTCACGCAGGCTTGCGGGATTTCTCTTAGCGGGTCGGATGAAAACCGGTTACTTCGGAATGAAATAACCGGCAATTCTCAGGGCATTTGTCTGCTGAATTCAAAGAACAACCTGCTCGGTGAAAACAACATTGTGGATAACCATAAGGGTTTCTATCAGGAAATGTGTGCCGATAATACGCTCTCGAACAATCGGATATACGGCAACAAACATAACTTCAAAATTTTTTAA